From the genome of Pseudoliparis swirei isolate HS2019 ecotype Mariana Trench chromosome 10, NWPU_hadal_v1, whole genome shotgun sequence, one region includes:
- the cald1a gene encoding caldesmon 1a isoform X4, protein MKGKESEEPSGQPDSMVMTNSHSVTEAVSVSSSYGGGGADDEDQALLDRMAKREERRLRRMKEALDRQKELDPAAADADDGIVVEKNNVEEERPPSWRRGRYRGDEEKTEAYGSRREDEEEKKREEPREEEEAAPEDGEEVDEGVDEEEVVEDKPRMSYLREQVNERGWAREEERRQNGGLHEEEEEEATPKQHRKPERTLSSRGSVRSPEASAADDQDDAARLEAELKLEELKRRRDDAESEEFERMRQKQQEAEAELDELKKKREERKKVLEEEERQKKQEEAERKASEEEEKRKMKEEIERRRAEAAEKRQKVEDTMDEEGSPFKCVSPRGSSMKIGERAEFLNKSAQKGAAKASHSPLVSKIDNRLEQYTSAAQQRENKESRSPRSGAVDLPMVTDSIRNIKSMWEKGNVFGTPGSGGSPFKEAAVMKTGVAGRINDWLNKTPEGGKTPGGRPTDLKPVDVTNKRSLWENKGASPTKVADRGETKAVANGMGH, encoded by the exons tgTGACGGAGGCCGTGTCTGTGAGCAGCTCctatggaggaggcggagctgacGACGAGGACCAGGCCCTGCTGGATCGCATGGCCAAGCGCGAGGAGCGTCGGCTGCGGCGCATGAAGGAGGCTCTGGATCGGCAGAAGGAGCTGGACCCCGCCGCCGCGGACGCCGACGACGGCATCGTCGTGGAGAAGAACAACgtcgaggaggagaggccaCCCTCCTGGCGTCGGGGTCGTTACCGCGGCGACGAGGAGAAGACGGAGGCGTACGGCTCaaggagagaggacgaggaggagaagaagcgaGAGGAgccgagggaggaagaagaggctgCTCCcgaggatggagaggaagtAGATGAGGGTGTTGAcgaagaggaggtggtggaggacaaACCGAGAATGTCTTACTTGAGAGAACAG GTGAATGAGAGAGGCTGGGcccgggaggaagagaggaggcagaACGGAGGGctgcacgaggaggaggaggaggaggcgactcCCAAACAGCACAGGAAACCTGAGAGGACCCTCAG CAGCCGCGGCAGCGTGCGCTCCCCCGAGGCGTCCGCCGCCGACGACCAGGACGACGCCGCccgcctggaggcggagctcaagctggaggagctgaagcGCAGACGCGACGACGCCGAGAGCGAAGAGTTCGAGAGGATGAGGCAGAAGCAGCAAGAGGCCGAGGCCGAGCTGGAcgagctgaagaagaagagggaggagaggaagaaggtgctggaggaggaggagaggcagaagaagcaggaggaggcggagagaaaAGCCAGCGAGGAG gaggagaagaggaagatgaaggaggagattgaaagaaggagagcagaggcagCTGAGAAGAGACAGAAGGTGGAGGACACCATGGACGAGGAGGGCAGTCCCTTCAAGTGCGTCAGCCCTCGAGGCTCGTCTATGAAG ATCGGGGAGAGGGCGGAGTTCCTGAACAAGTCGGCACAGAAGGG CGCAGCGAAGGCGTCTCACTCCCCCTTGGTGTCCAAGATAGACAACCGGCTGGAGCAGTACACCTCAGCTGCTCAG CAGAGAGAGAACAAGGAGTCTCGATCCCCTCGCTCCGGAGCAGTGGACCTTCCCATGGTCACCGACAGCATTCGAAACATCAAGAGCATGTGGGAGAAAGGCAACGTGTTCGGCACACCTGGAAGCGGCGGCAGCCCGTTCAAG gaagcagctgtgatGAAGACAGGCGTGGCGGGTCGCATTAACGACTGGCTGAATAAAACCCCAGAGGGCGGCAAAACGCCAGGAGGAAGGCCAACG gacctGAAGCCGGTTGACGTCACCAACAAGAGGAGTCTATgggaaaacaaaggtgcctctCCAACCAAG GTGGCAGACAGAGGGGAGACCAAAGCAGTCGCCAACG GTATGGGACACTAA